A window of Leptospira hartskeerlii contains these coding sequences:
- the argC gene encoding N-acetyl-gamma-glutamyl-phosphate reductase: MSEISIIGAGGFTGKELLGLLARHPKYKAVHVTSDKLAGKSLSEVFPDLISPNNLVFKKHEDEVPKDSLVVLAVPNEASLELAPKFLDKGHKVIDLSGVYRLHNQEKFETNYKLKHTSFSLTARAIFGIPEIFRDQLKGADFVSNPGCFSTSVILALYLLGNLRKEIKPRVIADCKSGISGAGGRVEDGGFSFNGVYENFRAYKILSHQHEPEIQEYCFAGTGLSEPEILFVPHLLPVYRGILSTIYLEANSENLPFLETLTENSKSEPFIRIRKTPEEIDLAKVQHTNFLDISLRQRGKNITIVSALDNLMKGAASQALQNINLMLNEPETLGLLS; this comes from the coding sequence ATGTCAGAGATCAGCATCATCGGAGCAGGCGGATTTACAGGAAAAGAGTTATTAGGACTTCTTGCCCGCCATCCAAAATACAAAGCGGTGCATGTTACTAGCGATAAACTTGCAGGCAAATCTCTTTCAGAAGTTTTTCCGGATCTAATATCTCCTAATAATCTGGTTTTTAAAAAACATGAGGACGAGGTTCCAAAAGATTCACTTGTAGTTCTCGCGGTTCCTAACGAAGCATCCTTGGAGTTAGCTCCTAAATTCTTGGATAAAGGTCATAAGGTAATCGATCTTTCCGGAGTTTATCGTCTTCATAACCAAGAAAAATTCGAAACGAATTATAAATTAAAACATACGAGCTTCTCTTTAACTGCTAGAGCGATATTCGGTATTCCTGAAATTTTCAGGGATCAACTGAAAGGTGCGGACTTTGTTTCTAATCCCGGCTGCTTCTCCACTTCCGTAATCTTGGCTCTATATCTTTTAGGAAATCTCAGAAAAGAGATCAAACCTAGGGTTATAGCCGATTGTAAATCAGGCATCAGCGGTGCCGGAGGAAGAGTAGAAGACGGAGGATTTTCCTTCAACGGTGTGTACGAAAATTTTAGAGCGTATAAAATTTTAAGCCACCAGCATGAACCTGAGATCCAAGAGTATTGTTTTGCTGGAACCGGATTGTCCGAGCCTGAAATTTTATTCGTGCCTCATTTACTCCCTGTCTATCGGGGGATCTTATCTACTATATATCTGGAAGCAAATTCCGAAAATTTACCTTTCTTGGAAACTCTGACTGAAAATTCCAAATCAGAACCATTTATCAGGATCAGAAAAACTCCGGAAGAGATAGATCTGGCAAAAGTGCAACATACCAACTTCTTGGATATTAGCCTGAGACAAAGAGGGAAAAATATCACAATCGTTTCCGCTTTGGACAATCTAATGAAGGGAGCGGCCAGCCAGGCATTACAAAATATAAATTTAATGTTGAACGAGCCGGAGACTCTAGGCCTACTTTCCTAA